In Subdoligranulum variabile, the genomic stretch TTGAGAAGATCCTCAACGAGGTGGCGCGGACCTATAATGTGATGCCGGCGGATATCCGGGGCAAGAAGCGCAACGCCAACGTGAGCGCGGCCCGGCAGATGACCATGTATATCATCCGGGAAGTCACCGGCATGAGCATGGAGGCCATCGGTCAGGAGTTCCAGCGGGATCATTCCACGGTGGTCTATTCCATCAAGACCATGGCGGAAAACATCACCAAGGACCAGCACCTCAAAGAAATGTGCAGCGACATCATGAAGAACGTCCGCACCTAACCTACCTACTTTCTTGAAAGAAAGTAGGCAAAGAACTTTCAATATTATAACCCGTGGATGGGTGGACCCTGATATTCTATAAAAATCGAACATCGTTCGATTTTGGTCAGAGTTTCTTTGGTACTTTCTTTGCAAAGAAAGTACAATAAACTTATCCACAAAGTTTTCCCTTTTCAACAGGCGGTTTTCAAGAACCGCGGTGAAAAACTCGGGTTTTCCCAGTTTTCCACATCTTTCTGCACAGACGGTGGAGAAAAACTCAACCGCCGTTTTCCGCGGCGTTACCGAACTTCGCGGACTTTTCCACCGTTTTCACACCCCCTACTACTACTACGAGAATAGTTAATAGTTTTTGCGTCCAGAACGGGATACGGTTTCGGGTTTTCTCCCCAAAATAGTGCCCGATCTGTGGAAAACAAAAACGAGGAAAAAACTACTCTCAGAATACAGCCGGGTCTTTCAGCTGAATAAAGACCGAGAAAGGACCTGCCATGAAATTTGAATGCGAAAAATCCCTTCTGGCGTCGGCGATCGAAGGCGTTTCCCGCGCCATTACCAACCGTTCGGCGATCCCGGTGCTGGAAGGCATCTACCTCAAGGCCGAGGGTTTCAACCTGACCCTCACCGGCTACGACATGGAGATGGGCATCACCACCACCATCGAGTGCAACGTCCTGGTACCCGGTGAAACGGTACTGGAGGCGAAACTCCTGCTCTCCATGGTCAGCCGGATGCCCGCCGGCGACGTGCGCATCGAGCTCACCGACGAAGGCCAGGCCATCATCAGCGGCGGCGTGGCGGAATTCGAGATCCCCGCCCTCAACGCCTCCGACTATCCCAGCCTGCCGGTCACCGGCGCCGACAACACCATGACCATCCCCACCAGCATGATGCGGGAACTCATCGAAAAAACCATCTACGCCGTCAGCCAGGACGACAAGAAACCCGCCCACACCGGCGAACTCTTCGTCATCGAGCCGGGCAGCCTCACCATTGTGGCGCTGGACGGTTACCGGCTGGCCATCATCCAGCGGGACGTGGAATGCACCCGCGACATCCGCATCATCATTCCCGCCAAAACCCTGCAGGAACTGCTCAAGATCATGGGCGGGCCGGACGACCCCGTGAAGATCGACGCCAACCGCCGGTATGTGGTCTTTACCACCAACGGCTACACCATCATGAGCCGCCTCATCGAGGGCGACTTCCTCAACTACGAGAGCGTCATCCCCAAGGACAACCGCACCCGGGTCACGGTGGACTGCAAGACCTTCATCAATACCATCGAGCGCGCTTCGCTGATCATCACCGAGCGGCTGAAAAACCCGCTGCGCATCTCCTTTGCCGAGGACAAGATCACCGTGCGCTGCCAGACGCCTTTGGGCAAGGTGGTGGACGAGTTCCCGCCTGTGGCCATGACCGGCGACCCCGTGGAGATCGGCTTCAACAACCGGTATCTGCTGGACGCCATGCGGTACTCCAAATGCGAGCGGATGGTGCTGGAAATCAACGGACCCTTAAGCCCCGTGAAGATCCTGCCCGAGGACGGCAAGGACTTCATCTATCTGGTGCTGCCGGTCCGGTTCAAGAACGAGGGCTGATCCTATGGAAAAACTGCGGATCCATACCGAGTATATCAAGCTGGACGCGCTGCTGAAATTCGCCGGCCTGTGTGAGACGGGCGGCGAAGCCAAGGAACTGATCCAGGGCGGCGCGGTCAAGGTCAATGGCGAAGTGTGCACCATGCGGGGCAAGAAATGCCGCGCCGGCGACACGGTGGAGCTGGACGGCCGGACCGTGCAGGTCGCGGAGGGCGGCTGATGCGCCTTGAGCATCTGGAACTCACCGACCACCGCAACATCGCCCACGCGGTGCTGGACCCCGATCCCAATTTAACGGTCCTGTGCGGCCCCAACGGTCAGGGCAAGACCAATCTGCTGGAAGCGGTGTGGCTGCTCACCGGCGGCAAGAGTTTCCGGGGCGCCAAGGACGCCGAGCTCATCCGCCGCGGCTGCGAATTTTCCGTGCTGGAAGGTTTCTTTGAGACAGACGGCAGCGAAAAGACCATCCGTCTGACGGTGGGGGCCAAGGGCAGTCAGCGCCCGGGCCGCACGGCGAAGCTCAACGGAGTGGACCAGGGCCGGGCCGCCGCGCTGGCGGGCAATTTCCAGGCCGTGGTCTTTGAGCCGGACCTGCTGGCTCTCGTCAAGGGCGGGCCGGAAGGACGGCGCCGGTTCCTGGACTCGGCGCTCTGCCAGGTGTTCCGGCCTTACCTCGTGGCGCTGCGGCGGTACATGCGGCTGGTGGCCCAGAAAAACGCCCTGCTGAAAAGCTACGACATTACGCCAAACGGCGCGCTGCTGCTGGACGCCTACAACGAGCAGCTGGCCCAGTACGGCGGGCAGATCATGGCCCACCGGCAGAAATTCGTGGAGGCCCTGGCCCCCGCGGCGGCGCAGAACTACGCCGAAATTTCGCATGGTGCCGAGGAATTTTCCCTGCGGTACCAGTGCTGTGCGGCGGCCCCCACCGCCGACGCCCTGGCGGAAAAGCTGGCGGCGCTGCGCAGTGCCGAGCTGCGGGCGGGGTTCTGTCTGACGGGACCCCACCGGGAGGACCTGGACCTGCAGCTGGACGGCCAGCCCGCCCGGATCTTCGGCAGCCAGGGCCAGCAGCGCAGCTGTGTGCTGGCCATGAAACTGGCCGAAGCCACCGTGGTGGGGGAATTTTTCGGGCAGCATCCGGTGCTGCTCCTGGACGATGTGCTCAGCGAGCTGGACGACGACCGGCAGACCTATCTGCTCACCCGGATGGGAGAGCACCAGACCATCGTCACCACCTGCGACACCGCGGCCTTTGCCCGCACCAACGGCAAGATCGTCTATGTGAAAGGCGGCCAGGCGTCGGAGACGCCCATTGCGTAAGCCGCCCGGGGACCGGGAAACCGCCCGCCGCAGGGCAGAGCGGATTTCCCGGGTTATTTGGTTGGAGTTTCTTTGCTTCTTTCTTTGTAAAGAAAGAAGGAGGGTAGTACCATGTATTTTCATGCCGGACAGGATTTTGTGCTGAACACCCGGGACGTGCTGGGTGTGTTCGACCTGGACACGGCGGGGGCGTCCCGCCGTACCGAGGAATTCTTCCATACCGCCGAAGCGGAGGGCGCCGTGGTGGACCTGTGCGCCCCCGGCACCCTGCCCAAGAGTTTCATCCTCACCGACTTCCCCGACGAGACGCTGTATCTCAGTCAGCTCTCCCCCGCCGCCCTGAAAAAGCGCGCCGAAAAGGCCGAATGGTAGCGGCGGGCCTTTCCCTTATGCAATTTCCTTTGTAATAGATTCCGAACCCTCACCCAAACAGGAGGCATTCACTTCATGGCAGAAGAAATCATCACCGAAACCAACCGCGAGACGGCTACCGACCACGCCTACGGCGGCGCCCAGATCCAGGTCCTGGAAGGCCTGGAAGCGGTGCGCAAGCGTCCCGGCATGTATATCGGCTCCACCGGCCCCTCCGGCCTGCACCACCTGGTCTACGAGATCGTGGACAACTCCATCGACGAGGCCCTGGCCGGGTACTGCACCCACATCGAAGTCACCATCAAGCCCGGCAACATCATCCAGGTATCGGACAACGGCCGCGGCATCCCCGTGGACATCCAGCCCAAGCTGGGCATCCCCGCCGTCACCGTCGTCTACACCGTGCTCCACGCCGGCGGCAAGTTCGGCGGCGAGGATTCCGGCTACAAGGTGGCCGGCGGTCTGCACGGCGTGGGTGCGTCGGTGGTCAACGCCCTGTCGGAATGGCTCACCGTCCGGGTCCGCCGCGACGGCGCCGAGTACGAACAGAGCTTCCAGCGCGGCAAGCCGGACGGCGACCTGAAAAAGATCGGCTCGGCGGCTTCCACCGGCACCCTGGTCATCTTCAAGCCGGACCCCGAGATGTTCCAGGAAACCACCCAGTACCGCTACGAAACGCTCCTCAAGCGTCTGCGGGAGGAAGCCTTCCTCAACGCCGGTGTGCGGATCACCCTCACCGATGAGCGCCCCGAGTCCGACCGTCCCGCCGAGGAAAAAGGCCCCGAGAACGACGGCCGCAGCGAGACCATGTGCTACGAGGGCGGCATCCGCTCCTTTGTCAGCTATCTCTGCGAGCGCCGGGACCTCACCCCCCTGACCCCCCAGGTCATGTATATGAAGGGCGAGGGCCAGGGCGCCGTGGCGGAAGTGGCCCTGCAATACTACGACAACAGCTACAATGAGCTGATCCTGAGCTTTGCCAACAACGTCCATACCCCCGAGGGCGGCACCCACGAGGAGGGCTTCAAGCTGGCCCTGACCCGCGTGCTCAACGAGTACGGCCGCGCCAAGGGCATTTTGAAAGACAAGGACGAGAACCTCTCCGGCCCCGACGCCCGCGAAGGCATCATCGCGGTGGTCAGCGTGAAACTCCAGGAGGCCCAGTTCGAGGGTCAGACCAAGGCCAAGCTGGGCAATACCTTCATCAAGGGCCTGGTGAACGGCGTGGTCTACAAGGCCCTCACCGAATACTTTGAGGAAAACCCCGCCGTGGCCAAGGCCATTCTGGAAAAGGCCACCCAGGCCGCCCGCGCCCGCGCCGCCGCCAAGAAGGCCCGGGACCTGGTGCGCCGCAAGAGCGCCCTGGAATCCAACCGCATGCCCGGCAAGCTGGCCGACTGCCACGAAAAAGACCCCAGCAAGACCGAACTCTTCATCGTGGAGGGCGATTCTGCAGGCGGTTCCGCCAAGATGGGCCGTGACTCCAACATCCAGGCCATCCTGCCCTTGTGGGGCAAGATGCTCAACGTGGAGAAGGCCCGCGCCGACCGCATCTACGGCAACGACAAGCTCATGCCGGTGGTCACCGCCCTGGGCACCGGCATCGGGGATGAGTTCGACATCTCCAAGGTGCGCTACCACAAGATCTTCATCATGGCCGATGCCGACGTGGACGGCTCCCACATCTGCACCCTGATGCTCACCTTCTTCTTCCGCTATATGCGGCCGCTCATCGAGCACGGGTATGTCTATGTGGCCCAGCCGCCCCTCTTCAAGCTGCAGAAAGGCCAGACCGTCAAGTACGCCTACAACGACGACGAAATGAAGGTGCTCTCCGCCGAAATGCCCGGCGCCAAGGTCAACCGCTACAAAGGTCTGGGCGAAATGAACCCCGACCAGCTGTGGGAAACCACCATGAACCCCGACAACCGGGTCATCGTCCAGATCAAGATCGAGGACGCCGAGCGCGCCGACGAGGCGTTCAGCATCCTCATGGGCGAGCAGGTGGAACCCCGCCGCCAGTTCATCGTCAAGAACGCGAAATTTGCAAATCTGGACGTGTAAGGGCCGGTCAACGGGGGCAACAGTCGTGCACGGCGGTGCCTGTCACGCCTGTTTCCCCCATTTGGAGTACGGGTTGCGGTTCCCGCATCCTGCAGCGCGCCTTGTGGCGGCGCTTGCACTCTGCGACCGCGGCCCCTGCTCCGCCGCGCTGATTCTGCCGCAGGCAGCGCGCGGCTTTACAGCCCCTTCGACAAAATTGCCCCCAAAACCGCGCACTCGTCGCGGGCTCCTCGCACACAATTTTGGGGACAATTTCCCTGGATGTGTCACCGTCGTCGGCGCATGTCCGCCGACGGTGACGGATTTGAAATTCATTGGCTTGTGTTTCTTTGCTTCGCCTTTGCAAAGAAAGAAGGCGCCTTTTTATACTCTGATTCCAAGGTGGTACACTGAATGGAAGAAAATATCATTATGGTGCCGGGGTCCGGCACCAAGGTCATTGAGCGCGACGTCAAACAGGAGATCGAAACCGCTTTTCTGGATTACTCCATGTCGGTCATCGTCTCCCGCGCGCTGCCCGATGTGCGGGACGGCCTCAAACCCGTCCATCGCCGCATCCTCTACACCATGCACGAGCGCGGCAACGATCCCCAGCATCCCTACCGCAAATCCGCCGACACCGTCGGTGCCGTGCTGGGCTCCTACCATCCCCACGGCGACGCCTCCGTCTACGACGCCATGGTCCGTCTGGCCCAGGATTTCAGCCTGCGCTATCCCCTGGTAGACGGCCAGGGCAACTTCGGTTCGGTGGACGGCGACCCTCCGGCTGCCTACCGTTACACCGAGGCCCGCATGTCCAAGATCGCCTGCGAGATGCTCACCGACATCGAGAAGGATACCATCGACTGGGACCCCAACTTCGATGAGACCAAAAAAGAACCCCACGTGCTGCCCAGCCGGTTCCCCAACCTGCTGGTGAACGGCAGCCAGGGCATCGCCGTGGGCATGGCCACCAACATCCCGCCCCACAACCTGCGGGAAGTGGTGGCCGGTATGTGCGCCCTCATGGACAACCCCGACATCGACCTGGCCGGTCTGATGGAGTTCGTCAAGGGCCCCGACTTCCCCACCGGCGGCATCATCATGGGCCGGTCGGGCATCCGGGCGGCTTACGCCACCGGCCGCGGCAAGATCACCCTGCGCGGCCGCGCCGAGATCGTGGAGAAGAAAAACGGCCGGTATGAGATCCTCATCACCGAGATCCCCTACATGGTCAACAAGACCCGCCTCATCGAGTCCATCGCCGATCTCGTCAAGGACAAGCGCATCGAGGGCATCTCCGACCTGAACGACGAATCCTCCAGCCGCACCGGCATGAAGATCGTCATCGAGATCAAGAAGGACGCCAATCCCCAGGTGGTGCTCAACCAGCTCTACCGCTACACCCAGCTCCAGGACACCGTGGGCGTCATCATGCTGGCCCTGGACGACGGTGTGCCCAAGATCATGAGCCTGAAGACCGTCATGGAGCGGTACATCGACTTCCAGATGGAAGTCATCCGCCGCCGCACGGCCTTCGACCTGAAAAAAGCCCAGGAGCGGGAACACATCCTGGAAGGTCTGCGCAAGGCCGTGGACATCGTGGACGAGATCATCGCCACCATCCGCGCCTGCAAGGGCGGCTTCGCCGAAGCCCGCCAGGCCGTCATGGACAACTTCGGCTTCGACGAGCTCCAGGCCGACGCCATCGTCAAGCTGCAGCTGGGCCGTCTGGCCGGTCTGGAGATCCTCAAGATCGAGCAGGAGTTGGGCGAACTGCGGGAAGCCATCGCCGATTACAAGGATATTCTCTCGAACGACGAGCACGTCAAGCGCATCGTCAAGACCGACCTGCAGACCCTGGCCGACAAGTACGGCGATGAGCGCCGCACCTCCATCGAGGCGGTGTCCGGCGAGGTGGACATCGAGGACCTCATCCCCGAGGAGACCTGCATCTTCACCCTGACCCACGAGGGCTACATCAAGCGGACCACCCTGGACACCTACCAGGCCCAGAACCGCGGCGGACGGGGCGTCCAGGGCATGACCCAGAAGGACGACGACTTCACCGAGGAGCTGTTTGTCGGGTCCACCCACGATTATATGCTCTTCATGACCGACCAGGGCCGGGTCTATCGGCTCAAGGGCTACCAGGTGCCGGAGGGCAGCCGCACGGCCAAGGGCAGCCACATCGTGAACCTGCTGCAGCTCCAGGAGGGCGAAAAGGTCACCCTGATGCTCCAGCAGAGCGCCAAGGCCGACGAGGACAACACCTACCTGACCATGGTGACCCGGCAGGGTCTCATCAAGCGCACGCCGCTGTCCCAGTTCCGCAACATCCGCAAGGCGGGCCTCATCGCCATCGGCCTCAACGAGGGCGACAGCCTGGTGTGGAGCCACCTCACCGGCGGCGGCGATGAGATCATCGTGGCCACCCACGATGGTGCGGCCATCCACTTCACCGAGTCGGGCGCCCGGGCCATGGGCCGTACCGGCCACGGCGTGCGGGTCATCCGTCTGCGGGAGGGCGACTACGTCATCGGTGCCGGTGTCTGCCGGCCCGGCGCCA encodes the following:
- the remB gene encoding extracellular matrix regulator RemB yields the protein MYFHAGQDFVLNTRDVLGVFDLDTAGASRRTEEFFHTAEAEGAVVDLCAPGTLPKSFILTDFPDETLYLSQLSPAALKKRAEKAEW
- a CDS encoding RNA-binding S4 domain-containing protein; this translates as MEKLRIHTEYIKLDALLKFAGLCETGGEAKELIQGGAVKVNGEVCTMRGKKCRAGDTVELDGRTVQVAEGG
- the dnaN gene encoding DNA polymerase III subunit beta, with translation MKFECEKSLLASAIEGVSRAITNRSAIPVLEGIYLKAEGFNLTLTGYDMEMGITTTIECNVLVPGETVLEAKLLLSMVSRMPAGDVRIELTDEGQAIISGGVAEFEIPALNASDYPSLPVTGADNTMTIPTSMMRELIEKTIYAVSQDDKKPAHTGELFVIEPGSLTIVALDGYRLAIIQRDVECTRDIRIIIPAKTLQELLKIMGGPDDPVKIDANRRYVVFTTNGYTIMSRLIEGDFLNYESVIPKDNRTRVTVDCKTFINTIERASLIITERLKNPLRISFAEDKITVRCQTPLGKVVDEFPPVAMTGDPVEIGFNNRYLLDAMRYSKCERMVLEINGPLSPVKILPEDGKDFIYLVLPVRFKNEG
- the gyrA gene encoding DNA gyrase subunit A, with translation MEENIIMVPGSGTKVIERDVKQEIETAFLDYSMSVIVSRALPDVRDGLKPVHRRILYTMHERGNDPQHPYRKSADTVGAVLGSYHPHGDASVYDAMVRLAQDFSLRYPLVDGQGNFGSVDGDPPAAYRYTEARMSKIACEMLTDIEKDTIDWDPNFDETKKEPHVLPSRFPNLLVNGSQGIAVGMATNIPPHNLREVVAGMCALMDNPDIDLAGLMEFVKGPDFPTGGIIMGRSGIRAAYATGRGKITLRGRAEIVEKKNGRYEILITEIPYMVNKTRLIESIADLVKDKRIEGISDLNDESSSRTGMKIVIEIKKDANPQVVLNQLYRYTQLQDTVGVIMLALDDGVPKIMSLKTVMERYIDFQMEVIRRRTAFDLKKAQEREHILEGLRKAVDIVDEIIATIRACKGGFAEARQAVMDNFGFDELQADAIVKLQLGRLAGLEILKIEQELGELREAIADYKDILSNDEHVKRIVKTDLQTLADKYGDERRTSIEAVSGEVDIEDLIPEETCIFTLTHEGYIKRTTLDTYQAQNRGGRGVQGMTQKDDDFTEELFVGSTHDYMLFMTDQGRVYRLKGYQVPEGSRTAKGSHIVNLLQLQEGEKVTLMLQQSAKADEDNTYLTMVTRQGLIKRTPLSQFRNIRKAGLIAIGLNEGDSLVWSHLTGGGDEIIVATHDGAAIHFTESGARAMGRTGHGVRVIRLREGDYVIGAGVCRPGATVLTITEDGKGRRSRVDDYRITKRGGLGIRNYAKGGVAGIKIVDETDDLILISANGILIRLHASDINVQSRYGSGVRVMRLGEGDKVAMVARVDRDNEAETAKVEADAGDESEPSAEELAAIEAAERADEAADVPDDE
- the recF gene encoding DNA replication/repair protein RecF (All proteins in this family for which functions are known are DNA-binding proteins that assist the filamentation of RecA onto DNA for the initiation of recombination or recombinational repair.): MRLEHLELTDHRNIAHAVLDPDPNLTVLCGPNGQGKTNLLEAVWLLTGGKSFRGAKDAELIRRGCEFSVLEGFFETDGSEKTIRLTVGAKGSQRPGRTAKLNGVDQGRAAALAGNFQAVVFEPDLLALVKGGPEGRRRFLDSALCQVFRPYLVALRRYMRLVAQKNALLKSYDITPNGALLLDAYNEQLAQYGGQIMAHRQKFVEALAPAAAQNYAEISHGAEEFSLRYQCCAAAPTADALAEKLAALRSAELRAGFCLTGPHREDLDLQLDGQPARIFGSQGQQRSCVLAMKLAEATVVGEFFGQHPVLLLDDVLSELDDDRQTYLLTRMGEHQTIVTTCDTAAFARTNGKIVYVKGGQASETPIA
- the gyrB gene encoding DNA topoisomerase (ATP-hydrolyzing) subunit B; translation: MAEEIITETNRETATDHAYGGAQIQVLEGLEAVRKRPGMYIGSTGPSGLHHLVYEIVDNSIDEALAGYCTHIEVTIKPGNIIQVSDNGRGIPVDIQPKLGIPAVTVVYTVLHAGGKFGGEDSGYKVAGGLHGVGASVVNALSEWLTVRVRRDGAEYEQSFQRGKPDGDLKKIGSAASTGTLVIFKPDPEMFQETTQYRYETLLKRLREEAFLNAGVRITLTDERPESDRPAEEKGPENDGRSETMCYEGGIRSFVSYLCERRDLTPLTPQVMYMKGEGQGAVAEVALQYYDNSYNELILSFANNVHTPEGGTHEEGFKLALTRVLNEYGRAKGILKDKDENLSGPDAREGIIAVVSVKLQEAQFEGQTKAKLGNTFIKGLVNGVVYKALTEYFEENPAVAKAILEKATQAARARAAAKKARDLVRRKSALESNRMPGKLADCHEKDPSKTELFIVEGDSAGGSAKMGRDSNIQAILPLWGKMLNVEKARADRIYGNDKLMPVVTALGTGIGDEFDISKVRYHKIFIMADADVDGSHICTLMLTFFFRYMRPLIEHGYVYVAQPPLFKLQKGQTVKYAYNDDEMKVLSAEMPGAKVNRYKGLGEMNPDQLWETTMNPDNRVIVQIKIEDAERADEAFSILMGEQVEPRRQFIVKNAKFANLDV